The following are encoded together in the bacterium genome:
- a CDS encoding WbqC family protein has protein sequence MGIRVAGLQPGYLPWLGFFDQMRRVDAFIIADEMPYSSSGWAHRNRVRGPHGPVWLTLPGRPRRGQRIGDVALDPAVPWAREHLQRLRHFYGRSPFAADLLAGLGDAFDRGARTLAEASLPALRFMAARFGVTTPLVVSSAEGLEARYAETFPDMPGPTHRIIAFLKALGATELLEGASGASYLDVPLCEAHGIRVVFQHYAHPVYRQLHAPFVSHLSALDLLLCAGEEAARRVLASVP, from the coding sequence ATGGGGATCCGCGTCGCCGGCCTCCAGCCGGGCTACCTTCCCTGGCTCGGCTTCTTCGACCAGATGCGGCGGGTCGACGCGTTCATCATCGCCGACGAGATGCCGTACTCGTCGAGCGGCTGGGCGCACCGCAACCGCGTGCGCGGCCCGCACGGACCCGTCTGGCTGACGCTGCCCGGGCGCCCGCGTCGCGGCCAGCGCATCGGGGACGTCGCGCTCGACCCGGCCGTGCCGTGGGCGCGCGAGCACCTCCAGCGGCTGCGCCACTTCTACGGCCGCAGCCCGTTCGCGGCCGACCTGCTTGCCGGGCTCGGCGACGCGTTCGACCGAGGGGCCCGCACCCTCGCCGAGGCGTCGCTGCCGGCGCTGCGCTTCATGGCGGCGCGTTTCGGTGTCACCACGCCGCTGGTCGTGTCGTCGGCCGAAGGCCTCGAGGCGCGCTACGCCGAGACCTTCCCCGACATGCCCGGGCCGACGCACCGGATCATCGCCTTCCTGAAGGCGCTCGGGGCGACCGAGCTGCTCGAGGGTGCGAGCGGCGCGTCGTATCTCGACGTGCCGCTGTGCGAGGCCCACGGCATCCGCGTCGTCTTCCAGCACTACGCCCATCCCGTGTACCGCCAGCTGCACGCGCCGTTCGTGTCGCACCTCTCGGCGCTCGACCTGCTGCTGTGCGCGGGGGAGGAGGCGGCGCGCCGCGTGCTCGCCTCGGTGCCATGA
- a CDS encoding diiron oxygenase, whose translation MTATFDFTRRLRAVSDRDLDRLQAHFVEPANDFDAATLGEHTLFPLEMTWFYGEPVWHALSPAMRLKLNRLSFCQSYLSTAVAEMATNVLNLEAGLAAIIDDDPDVALYMAREAVEETTHIQSFLVVIRKVLASYGHTLDELRATNVSLRMARHYVRGHSLLGWLRGDLHYYYLTRFALNVNQKTVERCTIAEPDVHPVVRTLLKNHAIDEARHMQMSRGTGILACARMTNRVSRTLACLGYAHFAANLYIGRHRRDSRLPRETRTRTLEMCGVPRAEAVRAYREWRDRVHQPVDPPLVQAGRAYYRRQNHAYVDALKVEPWLGRRMKSIIDAVYADIIGPDGAESVRPLDFDGLTRAA comes from the coding sequence ATGACGGCGACCTTCGACTTCACGCGCCGCCTGCGCGCGGTGAGCGACCGCGATCTCGACCGGCTCCAGGCCCACTTCGTCGAGCCGGCCAACGACTTCGACGCCGCGACGCTGGGCGAGCACACGCTCTTCCCGCTCGAGATGACCTGGTTCTACGGCGAGCCGGTCTGGCACGCGTTGTCACCCGCGATGCGGCTCAAGCTGAACCGGCTGTCGTTCTGCCAGAGCTACCTTTCCACCGCCGTCGCCGAGATGGCGACCAACGTGCTGAACCTCGAAGCCGGGCTCGCCGCCATCATCGACGACGATCCCGACGTGGCCCTCTACATGGCGCGCGAGGCGGTCGAGGAGACGACGCACATCCAGTCGTTCCTGGTCGTCATCAGGAAGGTGCTCGCGTCGTACGGCCATACCCTCGACGAGCTGCGCGCGACCAACGTCTCGCTCAGGATGGCGCGCCACTACGTGCGCGGGCACAGCCTCCTCGGCTGGCTGCGCGGCGACCTCCACTACTACTACCTGACGCGCTTCGCGCTGAACGTGAACCAGAAGACGGTCGAGCGCTGCACGATCGCCGAGCCCGACGTCCATCCCGTCGTGCGCACGCTGCTGAAGAACCACGCCATCGACGAGGCGCGGCACATGCAGATGTCGCGCGGCACCGGCATCCTCGCCTGCGCGCGCATGACGAACCGGGTGTCGCGCACGCTCGCCTGCCTCGGCTACGCGCACTTCGCGGCGAACCTCTACATCGGCCGCCACCGGAGGGACTCGCGGCTGCCGCGCGAGACGCGCACCCGGACCCTCGAGATGTGCGGCGTGCCGCGCGCCGAGGCCGTGCGCGCCTACCGCGAGTGGCGCGATCGCGTCCACCAGCCCGTCGATCCGCCGCTCGTGCAGGCGGGCCGTGCCTACTACCGCCGGCAGAACCACGCCTACGTCGACGCGCTGAAGGTCGAGCCCTGGCTCGGGCGGCGCATGAAGTCGATCATCGACGCCGTCTACGCCGACATCATCGGGCCCGACGGCGCCGAGTCGGTGCGTCCGCTCGACTTCGACGGCCTGACGCGGGCGGCCTGA